The Desulfosporosinus acidiphilus SJ4 genome has a window encoding:
- a CDS encoding acyl-CoA dehydrogenase family protein yields MNFELSEEQKAFQNLAYKFALKEFEPLAKECDREEKYPRELWQKACEAGLVGIAIPEEYGGPGGGWMETALITEQLSRIDMGLGLAVMAATFGSENILNYGTEEQKKKYLSLLPTGQAIFAGAYTEPNAGSDVAGTTTKAVKDGSDYVINGSKMFITNGTICDYMVALCVTNPDTPKKTGRHSLIIVDANTPGITRTKIKGKMGIRASDTAEINFEDVRVPQENLVGKEGNGFHQLMHFFDMTRIMVASQGLGLAQGALDLALKYVQERKTFGFPLAANQAIQFQLAEMAMRIELARNIIYKAAWKADNGQLDPSLNAMAKYYAGETAVWVTDKALQMHGGYGYIDEYDIQRFYRDAKILEIYEGAKEIEKITIAKRLF; encoded by the coding sequence GTGAACTTTGAATTATCCGAAGAGCAGAAAGCTTTTCAAAATCTAGCCTATAAATTTGCTCTTAAAGAATTTGAACCCCTCGCCAAGGAATGTGACCGGGAAGAGAAATACCCTCGCGAACTCTGGCAAAAGGCCTGTGAAGCCGGATTAGTTGGAATTGCTATTCCCGAGGAGTATGGTGGCCCCGGCGGCGGATGGATGGAAACAGCCCTGATCACCGAACAACTGTCTCGAATAGATATGGGGCTGGGCCTGGCCGTCATGGCAGCAACCTTTGGTTCGGAAAACATTCTGAACTACGGCACTGAGGAACAGAAAAAGAAGTACCTTTCACTGCTCCCAACAGGACAGGCTATTTTTGCCGGAGCCTACACTGAGCCCAACGCCGGCAGTGATGTAGCGGGAACCACCACCAAAGCTGTTAAAGATGGAAGCGATTATGTGATTAACGGCAGTAAAATGTTCATCACCAACGGGACGATTTGTGACTATATGGTAGCATTGTGTGTCACAAACCCGGATACACCGAAGAAAACCGGACGACATAGCTTGATAATAGTCGATGCCAATACCCCAGGAATCACCCGCACAAAAATTAAAGGCAAAATGGGTATCCGTGCCTCAGACACTGCTGAGATTAATTTTGAGGATGTGAGAGTCCCGCAGGAAAACCTGGTAGGCAAAGAAGGAAACGGATTCCACCAACTCATGCATTTTTTTGATATGACTCGCATTATGGTTGCTTCCCAAGGTTTAGGGTTAGCTCAAGGAGCCTTAGATTTGGCTCTCAAATATGTTCAGGAACGAAAAACCTTTGGCTTTCCACTCGCTGCCAACCAAGCAATTCAGTTCCAGTTAGCCGAAATGGCAATGCGTATTGAATTAGCCCGCAACATCATTTATAAAGCGGCTTGGAAAGCCGACAATGGACAGTTAGATCCCTCACTGAATGCCATGGCTAAATATTATGCCGGGGAAACCGCCGTCTGGGTAACCGACAAAGCACTGCAGATGCACGGCGGCTACGGTTATATTGATGAATACGACATCCAGCGTTTCTATCGCGACGCTAAAATTCTCGAAATCTACGAAGGAGCTAAAGAAATCGAGAAAATAACCATCGCCAAACGGCTCTTTTAA
- a CDS encoding long-chain fatty acid--CoA ligase: MMAYDLTLRAILERASSLYAKKEIISRDFSGIFHYTYGDFYKRTLQLANVLKDLGITKGDRVGTLAWNHHRHLELYFAVPISGGVLHTLNLRLGTDQLVYIINHAEDKVIFVDKDLVPLLESFRDQLTTVERIIVLSDTLDIPACGLENPLSYEALLAEADETFQYPDISEWDPAAMCYTTATTGSPKGVVYTHRALVLHCLSACLPDCLDLRESDRVLPFVPMFHVNAWGLPFACTWLGTTQVFPGSRPQAEDICQLIQDYKVTMAAGVPTIWMATYPLWANGSYDPSSLRQLVNGGSAATISLIRNYYEKLGVSILHAYGMTETTPVVLVSRPKSTMKNLSLEEKYRLSAKQGLLVPGLEMKVIGEKGKEIPWDGKTMGELLLRGPWIAKEYYKDPVRSKEAFIDGWLRTGDIVTVDEEGYVSIADRSKDLIKSGGEWIPSLDLENTLMSHPAVSEAAVIAIPHPKWDERPLACVVLNQNYEGDVTAQDILDFLKDKVPKLWLPDYIKFIEAIPRTSVGKFYKAALRERFSEIACTSGVPSRTGV, from the coding sequence ATGATGGCCTATGATCTCACCTTGCGAGCCATTCTTGAACGGGCTTCAAGTCTCTATGCCAAGAAGGAAATTATCTCACGGGATTTTTCCGGAATCTTTCACTATACTTACGGCGATTTCTACAAACGAACTCTTCAACTTGCCAACGTCCTCAAAGATCTGGGAATCACCAAGGGAGATCGCGTGGGCACTCTTGCTTGGAATCATCATCGCCACCTTGAACTCTATTTTGCCGTCCCTATTAGCGGAGGAGTCCTTCATACCCTGAATTTACGGCTTGGAACGGACCAACTGGTCTACATTATTAATCATGCTGAAGATAAAGTAATTTTTGTGGACAAAGACCTTGTCCCTCTGCTGGAGAGCTTTCGGGATCAGTTAACCACTGTGGAACGGATCATTGTGCTGTCCGACACCTTAGATATTCCAGCCTGCGGCCTCGAGAATCCGCTTTCTTATGAAGCACTTCTGGCTGAAGCCGACGAAACGTTTCAATATCCGGACATCTCTGAATGGGACCCTGCCGCTATGTGCTATACCACCGCTACAACCGGGAGTCCCAAAGGGGTAGTCTATACACACCGGGCTTTAGTTCTCCATTGCCTGTCGGCTTGTCTGCCCGATTGTTTGGATCTGCGTGAATCAGATCGTGTCTTGCCCTTTGTGCCCATGTTTCATGTCAATGCATGGGGATTACCATTTGCCTGCACTTGGCTGGGAACAACTCAGGTTTTTCCCGGATCACGCCCACAGGCTGAAGATATTTGTCAGCTCATCCAAGATTATAAAGTAACCATGGCAGCCGGAGTACCAACCATCTGGATGGCAACCTATCCGTTATGGGCCAATGGAAGTTATGATCCCTCCTCTCTCCGCCAATTGGTTAACGGCGGTTCCGCCGCAACTATCTCCTTAATCCGCAATTACTATGAAAAGCTGGGTGTTTCCATTCTCCATGCCTATGGCATGACCGAAACGACACCTGTGGTTCTTGTTTCGCGGCCCAAAAGCACCATGAAGAATCTTTCCTTGGAAGAAAAATACCGGTTGTCGGCCAAGCAAGGGTTGCTCGTACCTGGACTGGAAATGAAAGTCATTGGAGAAAAGGGGAAGGAAATCCCTTGGGACGGGAAAACCATGGGCGAGCTTCTGCTGCGCGGACCATGGATTGCCAAGGAGTATTATAAGGATCCTGTTCGTTCTAAGGAGGCCTTTATCGACGGCTGGCTGCGAACAGGAGACATAGTGACTGTGGATGAAGAAGGATATGTCAGTATCGCCGACCGCAGTAAAGATCTCATCAAAAGCGGCGGTGAATGGATACCCTCTCTGGACCTGGAAAATACGCTCATGAGCCATCCCGCCGTATCGGAAGCAGCCGTGATAGCAATTCCACATCCCAAGTGGGATGAACGTCCCTTGGCTTGTGTGGTTCTGAACCAGAACTATGAAGGGGATGTGACAGCTCAAGACATCCTCGATTTTCTCAAAGACAAAGTACCCAAACTATGGCTCCCGGATTATATCAAATTTATTGAGGCCATTCCCAGAACAAGTGTTGGTAAGTTCTACAAAGCGGCTCTGCGGGAACGTTTCTCTGAAATAGCTTGTACTTCTGGAGTACCTTCTCGCACCGGCGTCTGA